From Jeotgalibaca dankookensis, one genomic window encodes:
- a CDS encoding SDR family oxidoreductase, giving the protein MNVLIMGAHGQVGQHLVEELKNTGKHTPIAFVRKEEQVKEFENAGVEARLGDLEGSIEDIQERMDGIDAVIFAAGSGGSTGDDKTLLIDLDGAVKVIEATKARNIDRFVMLSAMGAETRERWSDELKPYYVAKHFADMWLEDSDLNYTIVRPGMLENEDAKGKVLVKDTITDNDIYSIPRADVAKVLAATIDNENTYKKAFEVVTGQDSIEDALTNL; this is encoded by the coding sequence ATGAACGTATTAATTATGGGTGCTCATGGTCAAGTAGGGCAACACTTAGTTGAAGAGTTAAAGAATACAGGAAAACATACTCCAATTGCATTTGTCAGAAAAGAAGAACAAGTTAAGGAATTCGAAAATGCAGGTGTTGAAGCTCGACTCGGTGATTTAGAAGGCTCGATTGAAGATATCCAGGAACGCATGGACGGTATTGATGCGGTTATTTTTGCAGCGGGTTCAGGTGGCAGTACCGGAGACGATAAGACACTTCTAATCGACTTGGACGGTGCTGTTAAAGTAATTGAAGCGACTAAGGCACGTAACATCGATCGTTTTGTGATGTTAAGCGCGATGGGTGCAGAAACACGTGAACGGTGGAGTGATGAGTTGAAACCTTATTATGTCGCGAAGCATTTCGCAGATATGTGGTTAGAAGACTCCGACTTAAATTATACAATTGTGCGTCCGGGTATGTTAGAGAATGAAGATGCAAAAGGAAAAGTACTAGTGAAGGATACTATAACTGATAATGATATTTATAGTATTCCACGCGCAGACGTTGCGAAAGTGCTAGCAGCGACTATAGACAATGAAAATACTTATAAAAAAGCATTTGAAGTGGTAACAGGTCAAGATTCAATTGAAGATGCTTTAACTAACCTTTAA
- a CDS encoding YczE/YyaS/YitT family protein, whose translation MDWKKFLLGSLVSIIGITLISFGAALSESMNMGLDPFTAINRGASSLLGFSLGNFQLGVNLVILAIVFFMKKSLIGWGTIYNMVLVGYQVEFFNNLFGNFFTVEEMSLVIRIIITIVAIAVFAFGVAIYMDTELGVSPYDAITPLITDRTGWSYTPVRVAQDLIIVVGAYFLGGPVGIATIITGFFAGPLISFFSEKVSQPIIKKLSLNA comes from the coding sequence ATGGATTGGAAAAAATTTCTGTTAGGCTCATTGGTGTCCATCATCGGTATCACTTTAATTAGTTTTGGAGCTGCTCTTAGCGAGTCTATGAATATGGGGTTAGATCCCTTTACCGCTATCAATAGAGGTGCTTCTTCATTATTAGGATTTAGTCTAGGTAACTTCCAATTAGGGGTAAACCTTGTTATCTTGGCTATTGTCTTTTTCATGAAAAAATCTCTGATTGGATGGGGAACGATTTACAATATGGTTTTAGTTGGTTATCAAGTGGAGTTTTTCAATAATCTATTCGGAAATTTCTTTACCGTTGAGGAAATGAGTTTAGTGATTCGTATCATTATTACGATAGTAGCAATTGCTGTCTTTGCATTCGGTGTAGCCATCTATATGGATACCGAATTAGGTGTATCACCTTATGATGCAATCACACCATTGATCACTGACCGTACAGGTTGGAGTTATACGCCTGTTCGCGTCGCTCAAGATTTAATTATTGTTGTAGGTGCCTACTTCTTAGGAGGTCCTGTTGGAATCGCCACTATTATTACTGGTTTTTTTGCTGGACCACTCATTTCTTTCTTTTCCGAAAAGGTCTCGCAACCAATTATCAAAAAACTATCCTTAAACGCTTAA
- a CDS encoding mechanosensitive ion channel family protein, translating into MEGIENFIDKIQSGGVNFWIGVFIGLIVILLSRFGLHKLIIKNIERKRTQLFLITIVNWLTLFILTLFFFSYFSKTAFIYETLFVFGDTDITVFLILTILFSVILAIKFSKAVRQFILPVIYDRYDLDRGMRASMNTFFSYFIVLMAVIVSLSSVGFNLSSLTVFASVLGVGIGFGLQNVMSNFISGLIILFERPIRVGDRIIIDDKIANVEEINIRATIVRTRVNERMIIPNSFFLEEKFVNRSYVDTRLRIPVYVDVAYGSDVELVQQLLLDAVYELKQDLWPNIADEPNPRVFFEDFGESGLTFSVWFWIDSQSDEREFRIPSDLRFKIIKKFRDNQIEIPFPQRDVHVIADNMD; encoded by the coding sequence ATGGAAGGGATTGAAAATTTTATAGATAAAATCCAGTCTGGCGGAGTAAATTTCTGGATTGGGGTATTTATAGGTCTAATTGTTATTCTATTAAGCCGCTTTGGATTGCATAAGCTTATTATAAAAAATATCGAACGCAAAAGGACACAATTATTTCTGATTACTATAGTTAATTGGCTAACCTTATTTATTTTAACGCTTTTCTTTTTTTCTTATTTTTCTAAAACGGCCTTTATATACGAAACCTTATTTGTTTTTGGTGATACGGATATAACTGTCTTTCTGATTTTAACGATTTTATTTTCAGTTATATTAGCCATTAAATTCTCTAAAGCTGTTCGCCAGTTCATCTTACCAGTAATTTACGATCGGTATGACCTCGACAGAGGGATGCGTGCTTCCATGAATACTTTCTTTAGCTATTTCATTGTCCTGATGGCCGTTATTGTTTCGCTTTCATCCGTTGGGTTTAACTTAAGTAGCTTGACTGTATTTGCAAGTGTATTGGGAGTCGGGATTGGATTTGGTTTACAAAATGTTATGTCTAACTTTATTTCTGGTTTAATCATTTTGTTTGAACGTCCCATTCGTGTGGGAGACCGGATCATAATTGATGATAAGATTGCAAATGTGGAAGAAATAAATATTCGGGCAACCATTGTACGAACACGTGTTAACGAGCGTATGATTATTCCAAATTCTTTTTTTCTAGAAGAAAAATTTGTAAATCGTTCTTATGTTGATACCCGTTTACGTATACCCGTTTATGTTGATGTTGCTTATGGTAGCGATGTCGAGCTCGTTCAACAACTCTTATTGGATGCCGTTTATGAGTTGAAGCAAGATTTGTGGCCAAACATTGCCGATGAACCGAATCCACGTGTCTTTTTTGAGGACTTCGGGGAGTCGGGGTTAACTTTTAGTGTTTGGTTTTGGATTGATTCACAAAGCGATGAAAGAGAATTCCGGATACCGAGTGATCTACGATTTAAAATTATCAAAAAATTCCGAGATAATCAGATTGAAATACCGTTTCCACAACGTGACGTCCATGTTATTGCGGATAATATGGATTAA
- a CDS encoding PepSY domain-containing protein, whose translation MNAYKDINLTPSEALQVFKDQYPETTVKEVELELKAQAYVYKVEGYDDEKEYKIYIDPNSGEIQETKEKRAKRVEKEITQEHTDKIQTIVDKALKDGNGTLYEWSLELEDGRAELTVKTDLENGQHANYKYDLDTGELLKKK comes from the coding sequence ATGAATGCTTACAAAGACATTAATCTAACTCCTAGTGAAGCCCTCCAAGTGTTCAAAGATCAGTATCCAGAGACAACCGTCAAAGAAGTTGAATTAGAACTAAAGGCACAAGCATATGTGTACAAGGTTGAAGGTTACGATGATGAGAAAGAGTATAAAATTTACATTGATCCTAATAGTGGTGAAATTCAAGAAACAAAAGAAAAGCGCGCAAAACGGGTAGAAAAAGAGATTACTCAGGAACATACCGATAAAATCCAGACTATAGTCGATAAAGCACTAAAGGATGGAAATGGAACCCTTTATGAATGGTCACTCGAGCTTGAAGATGGAAGAGCAGAGTTAACCGTTAAAACAGATTTAGAAAACGGCCAACATGCGAACTACAAATATGACCTCGATACTGGAGAACTTTTAAAGAAAAAATAG